In Candidatus Krumholzibacteriia bacterium, the genomic window TCACTCAATGTCGAGGGTGTGAGCGACGAGGACGCGCGCAAACAACCGGCCGGCGGCGGCAACAGCATCTGCTGGGTGGTGGGACACATCGTGTCCAGCCGCCAGGGTGTGCTCGCACTGCTGGGGTCGGAACCCACCTGGCCGAAGGAGCGAAGCGACGCCTACGCCCGCGGCTCAAGCGGTGACGTGCCGGACCTGCCGCTGTCGCGCCTGCTCGATGATCTCAACGCCACCACCCCCATCATCACGGAGAAGCTCAAGGCCCTGCCCGCCGGCGCCCTGGACGCGCAGTCCGGCAAGCCGGACCAGACGCTGGGCCAGCGCCTCG contains:
- a CDS encoding DinB family protein, with the translated sequence MSADSLAYQFGFAPRALSLNVEGVSDEDARKQPAGGGNSICWVVGHIVSSRQGVLALLGSEPTWPKERSDAYARGSSGDVPDLPLSRLLDDLNATTPIITEKLKALPAGALDAQSGKPDQTLGQRLAFLAFHESYHVGQTGLLRRLIGMPGAIR